A genomic window from Prochlorococcus sp. RS04 includes:
- a CDS encoding DEAD/DEAH box helicase: protein MNLKKDSNSLGSEQENSQNEDSFLLEYKNLDNKKEVESQLLEVSKGDDNENGFLDFGFNQSILNALINKGYKNPTPIQKAAIPELMLGRDLLGQAQTGTGKTAAFALPLIEKLTDNKELNAKVLVMTPTRELATQVAESFKSYSSESSNFKTVAIYGGTDYRNQISALKRKVDVVVGTPGRIMDHIRQGTFKIKDINCLVLDEADEMLNMGFLEDIEWIIDQLPENKQMVLFSATMPSEIRNIAKKYLNDPAEIFIKSVKKETQLISQKFLYVQRHHKLDALKRILELNNEGVIIFVRTKLLTTSIAEALENSGHTVAVLNGDIPQNQRENTVDRLKKGFINILVATDVAARGLDVERIKLVVNYDFPFDKETYTHRIGRTGRAGRSGEAILFVNQREKHFLRNLENSTRTKIEEINIPSNKIINEKRMEKLIDNVNESSLTKDENEENKALIIDVLDNLKEKYSMDDSNIAMAAINLVIGNKSFFVNDDDSWINKQNNTDRNRSNRNSNNRMRNSNRRNNYQNDSFETYKFNFGKFDGVRVANIISSICNSTNINGRSIGKIQIFNDYSLVDLPRDLHRETKNKLKKIKVRN from the coding sequence ATGAATTTGAAAAAAGATAGTAACTCTCTTGGTAGTGAGCAGGAAAATTCTCAGAATGAAGATTCTTTCCTACTAGAGTACAAGAACTTAGATAACAAAAAAGAAGTTGAATCTCAACTATTGGAAGTATCGAAAGGAGATGATAATGAGAATGGATTTCTCGATTTTGGGTTTAATCAGTCAATCTTAAACGCGTTAATAAATAAAGGATATAAAAATCCAACTCCCATTCAAAAAGCTGCAATTCCCGAACTAATGTTAGGGAGGGATTTGCTAGGCCAAGCACAAACAGGAACAGGAAAGACTGCAGCTTTCGCATTACCATTAATAGAAAAACTTACAGATAATAAAGAATTAAATGCCAAGGTTTTAGTTATGACTCCTACAAGAGAATTAGCAACTCAAGTGGCAGAATCTTTTAAAAGTTATAGTTCTGAATCTAGTAATTTTAAGACGGTTGCAATATATGGAGGTACCGACTATCGAAATCAAATTTCTGCATTGAAAAGAAAAGTTGATGTAGTAGTTGGTACCCCGGGCCGAATAATGGATCATATAAGGCAGGGGACTTTTAAAATTAAAGATATAAATTGTCTTGTTTTAGATGAGGCAGATGAAATGTTAAATATGGGTTTTCTTGAAGATATTGAATGGATAATAGATCAACTTCCGGAAAATAAGCAGATGGTATTGTTTTCAGCAACAATGCCTAGTGAGATAAGAAATATAGCAAAAAAATATCTAAATGATCCCGCCGAAATATTTATCAAAAGTGTCAAAAAAGAAACTCAATTAATTTCGCAAAAATTTCTATATGTTCAAAGGCATCATAAGTTAGATGCCTTAAAAAGAATACTAGAACTTAATAACGAGGGAGTTATTATTTTTGTTAGGACAAAACTACTTACTACTTCAATAGCCGAAGCTTTAGAGAATTCAGGTCATACTGTGGCAGTACTTAATGGAGATATACCTCAAAATCAAAGAGAAAATACTGTAGATAGATTGAAAAAAGGATTTATTAATATTCTTGTTGCAACTGATGTCGCAGCTAGAGGATTAGATGTTGAGAGGATAAAACTTGTTGTTAATTACGATTTTCCTTTTGACAAGGAAACATATACTCATAGAATTGGAAGAACTGGAAGGGCAGGCAGATCAGGAGAAGCAATTTTATTTGTTAATCAAAGAGAAAAACATTTTCTAAGAAACTTAGAAAACTCAACAAGAACCAAGATTGAAGAAATTAATATACCAAGTAATAAAATAATAAATGAAAAAAGGATGGAGAAACTTATTGATAATGTTAATGAGAGTTCTTTAACTAAAGATGAAAATGAAGAAAATAAAGCTTTGATTATTGATGTACTAGATAATTTAAAAGAAAAATACTCTATGGATGACTCAAATATTGCAATGGCGGCGATTAATTTAGTAATAGGTAATAAATCATTTTTTGTTAATGACGATGATTCATGGATTAATAAACAAAATAATACTGATCGAAATAGATCAAATAGAAATAGTAATAATCGTATGAGAAATTCAAATAGAAGAAATAATTATCAAAATGATTCTTTTGAAACCTACAAATTTAACTTTGGTAAATTTGATGGAGTTAGAGTTGCAAATATTATATCCTCAATCTGTAATTCAACTAATATAAATGGTAGATCCATAGGTAAGATACAGATTTTTAATGATTACAGTTTGGTAGATTTACCCAGAGATCTGCATAGAGAAACTAAAAATAAATTAAAAAAAATTAAAGTCAGAAACTAG
- a CDS encoding AAA family ATPase, producing MTKFNTDIEKFQYDHIFNLILGIFKFSEKKYGNFVKDVIRILLEFEKNGETIIDVDNSLIIFELFEDGWPNKHIDVLKKIGLIGSLHSPFVLVNRKLTLSKWSKKIERVINSFLKKIDTDNSMNSIINKDDNKIDQIKNIFKFSNLVFLQGGPGTGKTTLIIKLILELLQIDNFLNIGLSAPTGKATARLKEALNDKKNISFSKFLDQLEFQTLHRWILNSQNKSLKLKFKLKELDIFIIDEMSMVNIDLIESVLNLLAKDCKIILVGDKNQLSPVNNCSIWNYLFEYSDNSSIKSCVVNLEKTYRNSGDIALISSLIFKNDFSLLNQKIKELEKDNNSKEITISKSTEKDIPKDLLFSITSHLKQLNISTSNLSKKKYIFDKSIDNLLLNEKDLVDKIFLDLQSHLILCEKNTGIWSVEYLNEIVFGQKKPFDLKTLKEGVPIMCTKNNNELGLSNGDIGVLIGLKNKRKYLFRKFNDKNEEIVALIDPSNLENVVPAIAITIHKSQGSESEKVNILWSQNYRRNQYAVKEKKDNQNIFCRDNFERRLFYTAVTRAKKSLNIYYLN from the coding sequence ATGACTAAATTTAATACAGATATTGAAAAGTTCCAATACGATCATATATTTAATTTAATCTTAGGTATTTTCAAATTTAGTGAAAAAAAATATGGAAATTTCGTAAAAGATGTAATAAGAATTTTATTAGAGTTTGAAAAAAATGGTGAAACTATTATTGATGTTGATAATAGTTTAATAATCTTTGAATTATTTGAAGATGGCTGGCCCAATAAACATATAGATGTTCTAAAAAAAATAGGTTTGATTGGTTCCCTTCATTCTCCATTCGTATTAGTAAATAGAAAATTAACCTTATCAAAATGGTCAAAAAAGATAGAAAGAGTTATTAATTCATTTTTAAAAAAAATAGATACCGATAATTCAATGAACTCAATTATTAATAAAGATGATAATAAAATTGATCAAATTAAAAATATATTTAAATTTTCAAACTTAGTTTTCCTTCAAGGAGGACCAGGTACTGGTAAAACCACTTTAATAATAAAGTTAATACTAGAACTCCTTCAAATTGATAACTTTTTAAATATTGGTTTATCTGCTCCAACTGGTAAAGCAACAGCTCGTTTAAAAGAAGCTCTTAATGATAAAAAAAATATTTCCTTTAGCAAATTTCTAGACCAATTAGAATTTCAAACTTTACATAGATGGATTTTAAATTCTCAAAATAAATCTCTTAAGTTGAAATTTAAACTAAAAGAGCTTGATATTTTCATAATTGATGAAATGTCAATGGTTAATATCGATTTGATTGAATCAGTTTTAAATTTGCTAGCAAAGGACTGTAAGATTATTTTAGTTGGAGATAAAAATCAATTGTCTCCAGTAAATAACTGTTCTATATGGAATTATTTGTTTGAATATTCCGATAATAGCTCAATTAAATCTTGTGTAGTAAATTTAGAAAAAACTTATAGAAATAGTGGAGATATAGCATTAATTAGTAGTTTAATATTTAAAAATGATTTTTCTTTACTTAATCAAAAGATAAAAGAATTAGAAAAAGATAATAATTCAAAAGAAATTACTATTTCAAAGAGTACAGAAAAAGATATTCCAAAAGATTTATTATTTTCGATTACAAGTCATTTAAAACAGTTAAATATTTCAACTTCAAATTTAAGTAAAAAAAAATATATATTTGATAAGAGTATTGATAATTTATTGCTTAATGAAAAAGATTTAGTAGATAAGATATTTCTGGATTTACAAAGTCACTTGATTTTATGCGAAAAAAATACCGGAATATGGAGTGTTGAATATTTGAATGAAATTGTTTTTGGTCAAAAAAAACCCTTTGACCTTAAAACTCTTAAAGAGGGTGTCCCGATCATGTGTACAAAAAATAATAATGAACTTGGTTTGTCAAATGGGGATATCGGAGTACTTATAGGTTTAAAAAATAAAAGAAAATATCTTTTTAGAAAATTTAATGATAAGAACGAAGAAATTGTCGCACTAATTGATCCATCTAATTTAGAAAATGTTGTACCAGCAATAGCCATTACTATTCATAAATCTCAAGGAAGTGAATCTGAAAAAGTAAACATTTTGTGGTCCCAAAATTATAGAAGAAATCAATATGCTGTAAAAGAAAAAAAAGATAATCAAAATATCTTTTGCAGAGATAATTTTGAAAGAAGGTTATTTTATACTGCTGTTACAAGAGCAAAAAAATCTTTAAATATATATTATTTAAATTAA